ATCCGGCGTCGGAATCCGTTCTGTTGTCGAAGGCGAGCATCACGGTCCTGCCGGTCCGGTCATTGATGAGACGCCCGCTGTAGAGAGACTCGTCGACGACCAACCGGGCCTCCTCCACCGGGTAGGGGCCCGGGACCGTATCGACAGGGACGCTCCAGACACCACCGGTCTGACCGGCCCCGCGTCGGGCGGCGGACAGCCGTGGGGTGTCGCAGGACAACAGCAGTACGGTTTCGCCGTCCACGGTCGCGATCTGGGGGACCTCCAGATGCGCGAAGCCCGCGCCCACACGGCTGAGCGGTTGCCGGACCGTCCACACCTGAAGGTCCGGTGACGTCGCGTGCCCGATCACACCGCGGTCGTCGACGGCACCGTGGTTGGCCCGGGCGGTGATGAGCATGTGCCAGCCGTCACCGGCCGGGTCCGGAAACACCCAGGGGTCGCGCCATGCCTCCTCGGGCCAGGTGGAGTCCGCCAGTTTCTCGTACCAGCGACCGTCCGCCTCGGCGATCGGCCCGGGCTGCTTCGTCCAGGTACGCAGGTCGGCGGAGAGGGCCACACCGATGCTCTCGAC
This window of the Streptomyces niveus genome carries:
- a CDS encoding glycoside hydrolase family 68 protein: MPFRLDHAWVWDFWFADDGDTYHLFYLHAPRSLGDPELRHRNARIGHATSVDLVDWQDHGPVLGPGQPGAFDETATWTGSVVRGPDGRWRMFYTGARFLDTGGNVESIGVALSADLRTWTKQPGPIAEADGRWYEKLADSTWPEEAWRDPWVFPDPAGDGWHMLITARANHGAVDDRGVIGHATSPDLQVWTVRQPLSRVGAGFAHLEVPQIATVDGETVLLLSCDTPRLSAARRGAGQTGGVWSVPVDTVPGPYPVEEARLVVDESLYSGRLINDRTGRTVMLAFDNRTDSDAGFAGSVSDPIRVSWSPGRRGIVPLAFESGSAQR